Part of the Plasmodium chabaudi chabaudi complete apicoplast genome, isolate CB, DNA form A genome is shown below.
AACCTTTAAAACTAAATATTTGTAAATTATTTTTAATATATTCATAAAAATATAATTTTATTATACTAGAATAATTTAAAATGAAATTATTATTATTATTTTTTATTACATTTTTATTTAATATTTTATATTTATTATAATAATATTTAATTATATTTATTTTCATTATTTTATTTTTTATATTAATATTTTTTAAATAATATTTAAATATCTAAATCTTTTTATAATTAATATATATTTTTTATATAAAATATATTTTAATTTAATTCTATTTTTATTATATTTTAAAATTTTTTTATATCTATTTAAATAATTTTTCATATACTTTTTATTTTAATATATCTTTAACTTTTAAAGAAAATAATATTGGTATTTCCAAATTTAATTCAAATGGAAGTTTATTATAAATACTAGAACAAAATCCTATAATTATTAATGAAATAGAATCTGAAATACTTAAACCACGTTGCATTAATAAAAATAAATATAAAATTTCAATTTTTGATATAAATGCTTCTTGTTTAATAACACTAGTATTATTATAATTTTTTATATAAGGTATAGTTATAGTTAATGAATTATTTCCAAATATTAAAGAACTACATTCTGTATAATTATAAGATCTATAAGAATTAGGTTTTATATATACTAATCCTCTAAAAATATTTAATGATTTATTTAAAGATATACTTTTTGAAATTATATAACTTTTAGTATAAGATCCTATATGATAAATTTTACTACCAGTATCTGCAATTTGTGTATCTGATATAAATGATATTGAATAAAAATTACTAATTGAATAATTACCTTTTAAAATAGTAGAAGGGTATTTCCATGTTATTATAGATCCTAATTCTATTTGAATCCAATCTAATTTCGCAAAATAAAAACAAATACCACGTTTAGTAGTAAAATTATATAATCCACCATTACCTAAATAATCTCCTCTATACCAATTTTGTAATGTATAATATTTTACATAACCATAATTTTTAACAATAATTTCTACTATAGCTATATGTAATTGTGACTCTTTATACATTAAAGCAGTACATCCTTCTAAATATCCAACATATGAAAACTCACTTGCTATTAATAAAGTACGTTCAAATTGTGCAAAATCATATGAATTTGTTTTAAAATAAGTTGATAAATTAAAATTACATTTTATATATTTAGAAATATAACAAAACGATCCTTCACTAAAAATAATAGAATTAATATTTGCAAAAAAATTATCTTTATAAGAAACTACCGTTCCTAAATATTTTTTTATTAATAAAGGATATTTTAAAATAACATCAAATAAAGATAAAAATATAATACCTAATTTTTTTAAAAAATATTGTGTAGTATGTAATACTGATATACTATCAAAAATAACATCAATAGAATTATTCTTTATTAAAATAGTATCTAAAAAATTTATATTTAAATTAGTTTTTAAATATAATAATAAATTACTATCTTTTAAAATAGAAGAATAATAAATAATATTATCATAATTAATATTAGGACATTCAAAAAATGACCAATCTGGTAATTTAAATATATTTAAAAATTTTAAAGAATATATTTTAAATTTATAAATAAAAAAATATAAATAAATATTATTAGATAAATTTTTTATCAAATTTTTATTTAATCCGTTTCTTATTAAATATAAATTTATTTTATTATTATATTGATATTTATAATTTAAATTATAAATATTTAAAAAATTTTTTAATTTTAATTTATTTATCATAATAATTTTATATTATAAAATATGTAAGTTAATGATGAGATTTGAACTCATAATCTACTGATTACAAATCAATTGCTTTACCAATTAAGCCACTTTAACAAATATAATATTTATAATTAAATATTCAACTTATTAGGAATTATATACTAAATATATTACTATAAATACATATTAATTCTATAAAATAATTTTTCTAATTATTGTTTTATTCATTTATATGATTAGAATATTATTTTTAATTAAATTTTCTTATTTATATTACTTCAACAATTAAAATTTTATACTTAACTACTCAACATTACAATATATAATAATTGATATATCATTGGTATAATTTTTTCGATCCTCTCGTACTAGAAAAAATAATTTCAATATTCTAACACTTATATTAGATATGGACCGAACTGTCTCACGACGTTCTGAACCCAGCTCACGTATCGCTTTAATAGGCGAACAGACTTACCCTTAAAACATACTACTGCTTTAGGATGCGATAAGCCGACATCGAGGTGCCAAACCTTTTCGTCAATATGGACTCTCGGAAAAGATTAGCCTGTTATCCCTAGAGTAACTTTTATCCGTTAAGCGATAATCTTATTATTAAATAATTATCGGATCATTAAGACCGACATTAATCTCTGTTTAATTTGTAAATTTTACAGTTAATTATATATTTATCTTTATATAATAAATATAACATTGTACACCTCCGTTTTTATATAGGAGGAGACCGCCCCAGTCAAACTATCTTATAAATATTGTAAAAAATTTTGTTATAAAAATTTTATAAGAATTTATATATATATAAAATGGTATTTCATTTATAATTACATTATTTCCAAAAAAATAATATCAATACTTCCCATTTATTCTATGTTATATATATATATTTTCAATACCTACTAATAGTAAAGCTTCATAGGGTCTTTCTGTCCTAATATAAGAAATCTGCATCTTCACAGATAATTTTATTTCATTAAGATTTTTTTTAAGACAGCATTTAAGTCGTTACATCTTTCATGCAGGTCGGAACTTACCCGACAAGGAATTTCGCTACCTTTGGACCGTTATAGATACAGCCGCCGTTTACTATAGCTTATATATATATTATAATTTTAAATTATAAATATTATTTTTACATAATAGCACTGGGCAGATGTCAATCTTTATACATCATCTTTCGATTTAGCAAAGATTTGTGTTTTTGTTAAACAGTCGCTTAAATTTTTTGTTTTCAACTAAATAAGTATCTTTTCTCCCTAAGTTACAAGATAAATTTGCCGAGTTCCTTAAAAAAAATTATCTCAACTTCTTAATAATTTATATATATTTACTAGTGTCAGTTTACGGTACGAATATATAATAATATATATATTTAAATAATTTTTATATAATATAATAATAAATATATTATATTAGTTTTAAAATATAAATATTATTATATAGTATAAGAATATTAACTTATTACCTATCGATTACACATTTCATCTCATCTTAAGATTCGACTAACCCTACTTAAAATAATAATAAATAGGAACCCTTAAATTATAGAAGTATTGGATTTTTACCAATATTTACATTACTCAAATTAGCATTATCACTTTTGATTTAATTATTTTAATTTTCATATAAATAATTTATAATCAAAACGCTCTTTTACCAATTTAATTTTATTAATATTAAATTTTATAATATCGATAATTAATTTATTTTCGATTATTTTTGAACTAAAATTACTAAATTAATGAGCTTTTACGCACTCTTTAAAAGATAACTGCTTCTAAATTTACTTTTTAATTATTTAAATAATTTTATATTCTTTTTAAAACTTAATTAATATTTAAAAATCTTAATTTATAATTCGGGCTGTTTCCCTTTTGAAAATAAAGCTTATCCTTTATTTTCTGATTATATATATATTTTATTAAATAAAATTCTTAAATTATTTTCATTAATATTAATTATATAAATTAATTTAATAAAAAAAGAGTTTTACATTCATTTATATATAAATACTATACTTACATATATTTCAAAGAGAACCAGCTATCTTCAAATTCGATTGGCATTTCACCTCTAATTATATTTTATTTGATACTTTTGCAACAGTAACCAATTCAAACTACAATTTAATTTTATTTAAATCTTATTTTAAACATAATTAGATCATTTGATTTCGGGTCTATAATAAATAATATACTAAATGCTTATTATATATAAATAATAAACTCGAATATACTTTGGCTTCATTTATAATTATTTAACCTAATAATTATACTATTTATTATAACTTGCTAATTCTTTCTTCAACAAGAAAATAATAAAATTATATTAAATTTTATTATTATTTATTAAATTTAAAATTCAGGTTCTTTTCACTATTTTTTCAAAATTCTTTTCATCTTTCCCTCACGGTACTATTCACTATCAACTTTTATTATATTAAATTTTATAAGATAATTCTTAATTATATTTATATTATTCATATAAAATATATTTTTATATTACTCAATTAAAATTTTACATACATAATGTTTTTAATATTTCAGTTCGTTCGCCACTACTATGAAAATCGTTATTACTTTATATTCCTTTAAGTACTAAGATGATTCAGTTCCTTAAGTTTTTTTAAAATATTTATATAAAAATAAATTTTATTCAGATACTTTTATAATTTTAATAATAAAAAATTTTAAATATATTTAATTTTTTATAATTATAAAAATTTCGTTAATATATTTAACGTCTTTCTTCAATAATAAAAATAATAGACATCCTTTTAAATTTATTATATATATTTAATTATATATTTAACTATATAAATTTATAAATTAATTTATTTAATATAAGCGAAAAACGGAATTGAACCGATTACCTTCGGAGCATGAATCCGACGAACTTTCCTTATGCTCTATTTCGCTAAATATAATTAAACTTAAAAATAAATTTTTATTTCATAATTCATATATATTTATAAATTTATTATATTATAATATATAAACTATAAGTAATTAACTTAGAGGTAAAGTTTCTGCTTTACATACAGAAGATCATTGGTTCGATTCCAATATTACTTAAATAAATCTATAATTTAATGGATAAAATAAAAACCTTCTAAGTTTTATATGTAAGTTCAAATCTTACTAGATTTAAATTATAATGAATATGGCGAAAAGGTAAACGCGCTAAATTTAGAATTTAGTTATATAATAAGAGTTCAAATCTCTTTATTCATATTAATAATATACTTCTTAAACTAGAGTTGAACTAGTATCTTTCGGTTAACAGCCGAATGCTTTAACCACTAAGCTATTAAGAATAATAATATTATATTATATAAATATAATAGGGAATGTAGTTTAATGGTAAAATCTTATTTTTGCATAATAAAGATAGTAGTTCAATTCTACTTATTTCCATTATTATAAAATCTATAAATGTTATTAATTTTAAAATAATATATAATTATATTGCGAGTTTGATCCTAGCTCAGAATGAACGCTAGAAATATACATTACACATGCAAATTTATGATTATATCATAGTGAATAGGTGAGGATATATAAATTTTTAATTTTAAATAGATTAT
Proteins encoded:
- a CDS encoding hypothetical protein (ORF101), coding for MKINIIKYYYNKYKILNKNVIKNNNNNFILNYSSIIKLYFYEYIKNNLQIFSFKGLLLNKYKKNNNIIIIKYDNYNIIFLYFYLNSKNLINIFKIGKLNLNKILL
- a CDS encoding hypothetical protein (ORF51) yields the protein MKNYLNRYKKILKYNKNRIKLKYILYKKYILIIKRFRYLNII
- the sufB gene encoding cysteine desulfurase activator complex subunit SufB (SufB), which encodes MINKLKLKNFLNIYNLNYKYQYNNKINLYLIRNGLNKNLIKNLSNNIYLYFFIYKFKIYSLKFLNIFKLPDWSFFECPNINYDNIIYYSSILKDSNLLLYLKTNLNINFLDTILIKNNSIDVIFDSISVLHTTQYFLKKLGIIFLSLFDVILKYPLLIKKYLGTVVSYKDNFFANINSIIFSEGSFCYISKYIKCNFNLSTYFKTNSYDFAQFERTLLIASEFSYVGYLEGCTALMYKESQLHIAIVEIIVKNYGYVKYYTLQNWYRGDYLGNGGLYNFTTKRGICFYFAKLDWIQIELGSIITWKYPSTILKGNYSISNFYSISFISDTQIADTGSKIYHIGSYTKSYIISKSISLNKSLNIFRGLVYIKPNSYRSYNYTECSSLIFGNNSLTITIPYIKNYNNTSVIKQEAFISKIEILYLFLLMQRGLSISDSISLIIIGFCSSIYNKLPFELNLEIPILFSLKVKDILK